GAGAAACTTGCGGTCCAGGTTTTCCAGGCTGAGCTTAAAATCATAGTCCAGTTTGAAGTTGGGTAGTATCAGCGAGTTACCGAGAGCGATATAATTCATGTACTGGTGGGTGGCTTCTTTAAAGATGCTGTAAGACCAGATGGTGGTCACTTTCCCGTCGAACAGGTGTCCGCGCCAGTTGATCACGGCAGCAAAAGGAAATTTGCTTTCATAGATGCCCGGAACAGAATCGTATAGTTCTTTAAAAGTTTTGGTGCGGCTGTTGAGCAGCTGAAAGGTAAATTCATGGTTGTTATTCGGGAGGTATCCCACGCCGGCGCCGGACAGGAAGTTGTCCGAGTTCTCGATGATATCTGAGTATTCGTAGATCTGGATGGGGTTATCGTCAAATTCCACCCCGCCCCAGTCGGCGCAGAGTTTACCGGCATATATTTTCCAGTGTTCGTTGGGATCGAACCGCAGGTAGGCCAGGTCTGTGGAGCGGCTGAGGTTATCTACCGACTGGGTTTCCGGATTACGGGTGTAGCGGTCACGGAAGCGGAAGTAGAGTTTGTCGAGCACTTTGCCTTTTATTTCCAGCCGGAACTGTTCATTGACAAAGCGGGAGCCTGTATAGGTGCCTTTATCGAATTCATTGCGGAAAGCGTAGCGCATATTGGCGATGATGTCTACATTGTTTAACAGGGGCGCTTTGCTGATGGGGATGAGAGGCTTATAGAGCGTATCTTTCTTTGATTCCTGGTGCTGTGCCGTTGCAGCAAGCGGAAACAACATCATGCAGGCTACCAGCCAATTGCGGATATGCATAAAGGTTAAGTTTGGGAGTTAAAGAAAAAATATGGTCGTCTATAACAGGATGCCGGCCAGAAAGAACCCGGCGGCAACGGATACGGCTACACTGACAATCCCCGGGATCATAAAGCTATGGTTGACCAGGTATTTCCCGATATGGGTACTACCGGTGCGGTCAAAGTTAATGGCAGCCAGCAGGGTCGGATAACCTGGCAGCACAAAATCCCCGTTAACAGCAGGGAACATGGCCACCATGTGCGCCGGCAGAATACCGAGGGACAATCCCAGCGGCATCAGCGCTTTGGTGGTGGCAGCCTGGCTGAAAAGTAAAATGCTCAGTATAAACAGGGCGATGGCGAACGTCCAGGGGGCCGCCCTGACCATATTGCCCAATGTGCTTTCAATAATGCCGGTATTGGTTTGCATGAAGGTGGCGCTCATCCATACCACGCCGAAGATAGACACTACCGCCTGGGCGCCGGAGTTAAACAGGCTGGCTTTGGCCACCGCAGCAGCAGTGGTACGGCAAAGCAGCATAATGGCAGCAGCGGCGGCCAGCATCACCAGCTCTATGACCGCAGCCATTTTTATATGTCCGGTGGCGTCTACCGCCATATTACTTTTCCCTTCTCCAAAGGAAGGCAGCATATTGGGGAAAGCCCCTACCAGCACAATCAGCAGTACCGCCAGCCCGAATATCAGCACCGATAGTCTGGCGCCCGGCAACAGGGGCGTTTTGCTCTCCTGGACATCTGTCGCTATACTGGCCGCAAACTCCGGATCTTTCATTTTCTCCAGAAATACCGGATCTTTCTCCAGCTCCTTGCCTTTCTTCCAGCATACCACCACGCCGGCCAGCGTTCCCAGGATAGTGGCCGGGATACATACCCGCAGTATGTCGAGCAGCGCTATTTTTCCGCTGAGGATAGTCAGCAATGCTGCGGTGGCAGCCGAAATAGGACTGGCCGTAATCGCCAGATGCGAAGAGATCACCGAAATACTCAACGCACGCTCCGGCCTTATTTTTTTCTTGGTGGATACTTCCGCAATAATCGGCAACAGAGAATAAGTGATATGGGCCGTGCCGGCAAAAAGAGTGAAAAAATACGTCACCAGCGGCCCCAGCAAAACGATCAGGGAAGGTTTGCTCCGCAATATTTTCTCTGCCAGCCGCACCAGATAATCCATCCCCCCGGCCGCCTGCAGGGTGGCGGCGGTGGTTACCACCGCCAGAATGATCAGCATTACATCTATCGGCGGATCGGCCGGCCGCATGCGGAAAATAAAGATATACACCGCTAACGCCACCATGCCCATCACCCCAAGACCAATGCCTTTCATACGGGCTCCCACCAGGATAGCGGCGAGTAATATTGCGAACTCTAACCAGATCATACAAAATAATATGTACTGCTGAAGATAATCAATATCAATAGAAAATTATAGCATATGACTGTACACTATTTCATCGCCTTCCTGCGGCATAAACCTGCAACACCTGTTATGTCCGGCGATATAATGAATGACAATGAATGACAATGAATAATTATGAATGATTATGGTTATGCTTATCGCTATTCCTTACAATGGTTATTATGGTTACCACGGCTACTACAAATACTACGACGAATACAACGAATACTATAGTTACTACGACTACTACGGCTATTGTGCCTACTGACTATTGTGGTTACATAGCCGGTGCCACACCAAGGCGCAGCACCAGCCTTTATTGTAAGCCCTGATGGAGGGCACTTCTTCCAATTGATCCGGCTGTTCTATATTATTCGCACAAATCTTCAAAATATCACAGTCGAACGCATTTTATTCACAAAAAAATCAGGCGTCATTAACGGTTGATGAACTGTGGCCTGATCATATTGTCGAACGTAAAAATCTCGTCCCATTTCTCCTGGGTAATGAGCTTCTTTTCCTTCACGGCGATATCATGCACCGACTTTCCGGTTTCCAGCGCCTCACGGGCTATACTGGCGGATTTTTCATACCCCAGTATAGGATTTAGCTGCGTCACGATACCGATGCTGTTCATCACCATCTGTTTGGTATGTTCTGCATTGGCGGTAATGCCCAGGATACATTTCTCCCGCAGGGTACGGCACGCATTGCCCATATAGGTGATCGCGGTAAACAATGAGAAAGATATCACCGGCTCCATCACGTTCAGCTGCAGCTGACCGGCTTCCGCGGCCATTGTCACGGTCAGATCGGCGCCGATAACATAATAGGCTGTCTGGTTCACCACCTCAGGGATCACCGGGTTCACCTTGCCAGGCATAATGGAAGATCCCGGCTGCATCGGCGGCAGGTTGATTTCGTTGAGGCCTGCCCGTGGTCCGGACGATAACAAACGCAGGTCATTACAGATCTTCGACACCTTCACGGCTGTACGTTTCAGCACACCGGAAAGCTGTACATAAGCACCCGTATCATTGGTGGCTTCAATCAGGTTCTCTGCCAGCTTCAGGTCCAGCCCGGTTACTTCACACAGGTACTGGGTCACCAGCTCTGCATACCCTTCCGGCGCATTCACCCGCGTACCAATAGCGGTAGCACCCATATTAATTTCCGCAATCAGCCGCTTGCTGCTGTCTACCCGGGAAAGCTCTTCCTTCAGATTGATGGCAAAGGCATGAAACTCATCACCAAGGCTCATCGGCACGGCATCCTGCAACTGGGTGCGGCCCATTTTCAATACATTCTGGAACTCCTTACCCTTGGTATCAAAAGCATCGGCCAGCTTGCCCAGCTCTTCTTTATAAGCGGTCAGCTTCAGAATAAGGGCTATACGAAAAGCAGTGGGATAAGCGTCGTTGGTGGACTGTGAGCAGTTCACATGGTTGTTGGGGTGACAAAATTCGTACTCCCCTTTCTGTTTGCCCATCATCTCCAGGGCCACATTGGCAATTACCTCATTGGCGTTCATATTCACGGAAGTACCCGCCCCGCCCTGTATCAGGTCACTCAGAAACTGGTTGTCAAACTCCCCGCTGATCACACGGTCACTGGCCTTAATAATATATTCTGCGATATTTTTGTCCAGTACTCCCAGGTCCCGATTGGCCATAGCAGCCGCCTTTTTCACATAACCCAGGCTCTTTACGAAGATGGGCTCCACCTTCAGCGGAATACCGGTGATATGAAAATTCTCCAGCGCACGAAGGGTCTGAATCCCATAATACACATCCTGGGGTATTTCTTTCTCTCCCAGGAAATCGTGTTCTATTCTCTTGGACATAAAATTTATTTTAGGGCCGGAAGTTAAACGCTTTTAGAACAACATAATACTCATAATTGTTGTAGTTTCATCTAAAGAATTTTCATTACACTGTTGTTCTATTCGTAAATCATAATTGCCAATTCGTAAATTCTCATGATGTTTCGCATTTCACTGGTTTCTTTTCTATTTTTATTTTTTACGGGAAATGTCCTCTGTGCCCAACACCTGGCGCCACATTTTGATCCCCGGGAATACCATGAACTGCTGGACCTCACTTCCCTGCAACGCGATACTTCCCTGGAGCAAAGCAATGCCAAAGCGCCCGGAAATTTCCGCATCGTATACCGCTCACCGGAAGTAGGCCTTAAAAACCGATGGGACCTTTGGATCAACCGCAGCCGCAGCCTCGGCGTGATCTCCATCAGAGGCACCAACGGCACCTCCACCTCCTGGCTGGAAAATTTCTACGCAGGCATGATCAGCGCCAAAGGCACCCTGCAGCTTAATGACAGTACCACGTTCAACTATAAACTGGCCGATGACGACAAAGCGTTTGTTCATGCCGGCTGGCTGCTGGGCCTCGCCGCTATGGCACCCGGCATGGTACAACAAATCAACCGGTACTATCAGGAAGGCATACACGAATTTATCATCTTCGGACATAGCCAGGGCGGCGCTATCGCCTTTCTGGCACGCTCTTACTTTCAATACCTCGACGGCCTGCCGAAAGACATCGTCTTTAAAACCTATTGCAGCGCGGCGCCTAAGCCGGGCAACCTGTTCTATGCGTATGATTATGACTATATCACCCGCGACGGCTGGGGAATACGGATCGTGAACGGGCGTGACTGGGTCCCGGAGGTGCCGTTCTCCATCCAGACACCGACAGATTTTAATACCATCAACCCTTTTGCCAATATCAAAAAAGCTTTCCGGCAACAAAAATTTCCGGTGCGCGTGGCCCTGTCCTATATATACGGGCGCCTCAACCGGCCTGCCAGACGAGCCAGCCGGCGCTTTCAGCGGGTACTGGGCAAAATGGCGTACGGCCGCGTGAAAAAAGCAGTGCCGGAATATAACCGCCCTGTCTTCGTCAACAGCCACAATTATACCCCGGCAGGTACGCCTGTCATCTTATATCCGGTGAAAGGATACGATGAAAAATTTCCATTTGATGGTAAAAATATTTTCGTGCACCACTCGCTCAATGCCTACCGCTGGCTGCTCGAACATGTTTACCCCACCAGTGAGCGCTAGTCGTTGCCGGCCTTGTCGCCGGTGAACCAGTGTTCTTTTTCTTTAAACAACACGTTGAAAGTTGTGAGCGATCCATAAATACGGGTGATGTACTGTTGCAGGTTGATCTTCTCTTCGTCGGTCAACACTTTATGGCTGTTGATGTTCTGCTCAAGCACACGTAAACGGTCGCGTAACATCACGATCTTATGGAAAAACGTCTCGATCGGCAGTTCCTTGGCTTTCAGGGAAGCATCGCCCGGCTGCAGCACCATGGTGCCGTTCTTCCAGCGGTCGCCCAATGGCACCACTTCCGTAACGCCGCCCCATAAACGAAGTATCTTCAGTAAAGAAGTTTCCACGTCGGACGCCGTTTCCACTTCAGCGGTCTGGTTCTCAGCGACCAGCACCTCAAACAGCGGATCTGTTTTGTCGATCATTTTGATGCCGTGGTCCATAAAAGTGACCTTGTACTGTGCATATTTAACGCCTACAATAACGCCCGGACCAAAATGCGCGTGTTGTACCCTTGATCCCACGCCCAGTGTCAGTTCTTCCATGTGTGATAGTTTTAGTACCAAACTTAGTGTTTTCAGACAAAAGATTATTCCCTTTTAAGGATCTTTTCAAGGATGCCCACCGCCTTTGTCAGCTCCCTGTTGTTCAGCGAAGCAAATCCAAACCGGATAGCGTTCACTGGTTTCGTGCCGTAACCGTACTGTTCTCCGTTGCTCATGCTGAGCCCCATGGAAGCGGCCTTTGCGGCCACCTGTGCCAGCGGGTACCTTTTGTGAAAAGTAAGCCAGGTGGCCATGCCGCCGGCAGGTTCGGTAAACTGTACCTTGTCGCCCAGGCGGCTTTGCAGTAGTTGCGACAGATGGTCACGGCGCTCATGGTACAGCTTATTCGACTTCTTCAGGTGCCTGTCGATAGTACCGTCGCCCAACAGGGCGGCGAGTGTTTCTTCCGCCAGGTTATCCCCCTGGAGGTCCATCAGTTTGCGCAGCCGTGCCATTTCATCGAGGAACGGCGCCGGCGCCACGAGGAAGCCGCTGCGGATGGAAAGTCCCAGCAGCTTGGTGAAAGAGCCGATATAGATCACATTGCCGCCGTGGTCACCGGCTGCCAGCGGCAGTATGGGCGCAGAGCTGTAGTGGTAGTCGTAATCGTAATCATCTTCCAGGACGGCCAGCCGATGGGTACGGATAATGTCCAACAGTCTCATTCTGCGTTCGGCACTGAGTGTCACGGTGGTAGGATGATGATGGTGCGGTATCACATACAGCATCTTTACTTTGTGGGTGCGGCACAGTTGCCCTACCGCTTCCACATCAATGCCGTCCGCATCTACCGGCACGCGCAACAAGCGGGCGCCCAGCTGTTCGAAACACAGGTCTGCATAAAAATAATTGGGGCTTCCCACGATCACATAATCACCTTTTTTCAGGACCATGGCCGCTGTCAGATAGATGGCCATCTGCGCACCGCGTGTGGTCATGAGGTTGCTGGTAGACAAGGTAAGCCCCCTGGTATGGGTCAGATAACGGGCCAGTTGCAGCCGCAGGTGCTGGCTTCCCATCGCAGAGCCGTAGGTGAGCCGTTGATGGTAACGGGGCCGGCGGATCAGGGCGCGGCTCTCTTTCATCCACGCTTCCAGCGGAGCTTCCCGCATGTCCGCAAAACCATCGTTGATGATCAGGTGGCCCGCCGGCGCCAGGTCATGGCGTGCAGTGACCACAAAAGGAATACTATTGAAAGAAAACGTAGGCCCGTAACCGTAGGGAGATACCGGCGCCTGGAAAGAGCGGGGTTTAATGTCCGGCAGGTTGGTGGCCACCATCATGCCTTTACGGGGAATGGAAATGGCCCAGTCCTGGCTCACCAGCTCGTCATAAGCCGCCACAACGGTCTTCCGGTGCAGCCCTAACTGTAACGCCAGTACGCGGCTGCCAGGCAATAACGACCCCGGCTTCAATATGCCCTCCCGTATCAGGCTGGCAAAGCGGTTGGCTATCTGCTGATAGACCGGCTGCCGCGCCTCCCGGTCAATATTGATCAATGTTTTATATGGTAGCACCTGGACTATCTGTCGATTTAAATCTGGACTACTTCAATAGTCCAGTGCAAAGCTAATTTTACTGCATCAATTATGCAAAAACAATCATGATGAAAGAAAGATTTTTCATGCAGGAGGTGCAGCCGGAAGCGTTCAAAGCCATGATGGCCATGGAAAAATATACCACCACTACCAATATTTCGCCGCTGCACCGCGAAATGATCAAAGTAAGGGCATCCCAGCTGAATGGCTGTGCCTATTGCCTCGACAAGCACGCAGCCGATGCGCGTAAGTCGGGAGAAACGGAACAACGCCTGTTGCTGCTCAGCGTATGGCGTGAATCACCACAGTTCACCGAAGAAGAAAGGACCATACTGGCGATGACGGAAGAAGTGACGTTTATCAGTCAGCAGGGCCTGACAGCGGAGACTTACAACAAGGCGCTGGCCTGCTTCGGGCTGGAAACCACAGCGCAGCTGCTGATGCACATTATCTGTATTAATGCCTGGAACCGTATTGGCATAGCCACACACCGCGTACCGGGCCAACATTATCCAACTACCGCAAAATGAGAATTGTAAAAACCGCCACTACCGATGCCGAGATACAGGCCTGCAGCGAAGTAATCCTGACGTTGCGCCCGCATGTAAAACCGGAAAGGCTGCTGCCGCAGATACGGGAAATGCAGCAGGAAGGGTATCACCTGCTGTACCTGCCTGCAGATGATGATCTTTCCAAAGTGGCCGCTATTGCCGGCTATCGTCATAAACACAATCTCCATACCGGCCGCTTTATCTATATCGACGATCTGGCCACCCACCCGTCGTTGCGTGCACAGGGATATGCCAGCCTGCTGTTGTACCATATCCGGGAAATTGCGCGGGAAGAAGGGCTTGCTGTTGTGCAACTGGATTCGGGGCATAACCTGTGGCCGGCCCACCGCCTGTATCATCAACAGGGTTTTTATATCTCCGCCCATCATTTCACCCAGATGATTTAGCTATCGGGTTATTGGATTATTTAGTCATGTAGCGGGCCTGCTCAATATCAAAATATTAAAATAACCCAATGGCCAAATAAAAAAGCAGCGAAGACAATCGTCTCCGCTGCTTAAAAACATCACAACAAAAAAACTACTCCTTTACCTTATTCAGGAAAAATGATAGCTTGAACAATAGTTCATCCGATAGGCCTGCTCTCAGTTTAGCCTCATCGTCAGTGATACCCAGGCGGCGCAGCCGCTGATAGTAGACGTAAGAACCGCCGATGAGCTCCAGGCATTCTTGTATTTTACGTTGCACCTCTGCCTCTTTGGTGCGTTTTTCATATTCTTTTTTAGTCAGTATTTTATCCACAAAGTAGAAGTTGTCTTTGTCTTCCACCCATTTATTACCTTCGCGATGTTGTGGCTTATATACTTCAAGATAACAATTATCCAGCTTTAAAACATCACCAAATTCTGCGCGTATATCGATAACCGTTGGTTTTTC
The Chitinophaga varians genome window above contains:
- a CDS encoding porin; its protein translation is MHIRNWLVACMMLFPLAATAQHQESKKDTLYKPLIPISKAPLLNNVDIIANMRYAFRNEFDKGTYTGSRFVNEQFRLEIKGKVLDKLYFRFRDRYTRNPETQSVDNLSRSTDLAYLRFDPNEHWKIYAGKLCADWGGVEFDDNPIQIYEYSDIIENSDNFLSGAGVGYLPNNNHEFTFQLLNSRTKTFKELYDSVPGIYESKFPFAAVINWRGHLFDGKVTTIWSYSIFKEATHQYMNYIALGNSLILPNFKLDYDFKLSLENLDRKFLVSNWIPNMKAAQGVTYMSHWLRADFRLSRIVHLTATGFVDFAYWNGNPDPNKDKKLRTAWGYVPAIEVYPFDKYDLKIFLNMVGRIYRYTSYAQTKFGLANDDTYRFSIGFITPLLVL
- a CDS encoding anaerobic C4-dicarboxylate transporter family protein — encoded protein: MIWLEFAILLAAILVGARMKGIGLGVMGMVALAVYIFIFRMRPADPPIDVMLIILAVVTTAATLQAAGGMDYLVRLAEKILRSKPSLIVLLGPLVTYFFTLFAGTAHITYSLLPIIAEVSTKKKIRPERALSISVISSHLAITASPISAATAALLTILSGKIALLDILRVCIPATILGTLAGVVVCWKKGKELEKDPVFLEKMKDPEFAASIATDVQESKTPLLPGARLSVLIFGLAVLLIVLVGAFPNMLPSFGEGKSNMAVDATGHIKMAAVIELVMLAAAAAIMLLCRTTAAAVAKASLFNSGAQAVVSIFGVVWMSATFMQTNTGIIESTLGNMVRAAPWTFAIALFILSILLFSQAATTKALMPLGLSLGILPAHMVAMFPAVNGDFVLPGYPTLLAAINFDRTGSTHIGKYLVNHSFMIPGIVSVAVSVAAGFFLAGILL
- the aspA gene encoding aspartate ammonia-lyase, coding for MSKRIEHDFLGEKEIPQDVYYGIQTLRALENFHITGIPLKVEPIFVKSLGYVKKAAAMANRDLGVLDKNIAEYIIKASDRVISGEFDNQFLSDLIQGGAGTSVNMNANEVIANVALEMMGKQKGEYEFCHPNNHVNCSQSTNDAYPTAFRIALILKLTAYKEELGKLADAFDTKGKEFQNVLKMGRTQLQDAVPMSLGDEFHAFAINLKEELSRVDSSKRLIAEINMGATAIGTRVNAPEGYAELVTQYLCEVTGLDLKLAENLIEATNDTGAYVQLSGVLKRTAVKVSKICNDLRLLSSGPRAGLNEINLPPMQPGSSIMPGKVNPVIPEVVNQTAYYVIGADLTVTMAAEAGQLQLNVMEPVISFSLFTAITYMGNACRTLREKCILGITANAEHTKQMVMNSIGIVTQLNPILGYEKSASIAREALETGKSVHDIAVKEKKLITQEKWDEIFTFDNMIRPQFINR
- a CDS encoding lipase family protein is translated as MMFRISLVSFLFLFFTGNVLCAQHLAPHFDPREYHELLDLTSLQRDTSLEQSNAKAPGNFRIVYRSPEVGLKNRWDLWINRSRSLGVISIRGTNGTSTSWLENFYAGMISAKGTLQLNDSTTFNYKLADDDKAFVHAGWLLGLAAMAPGMVQQINRYYQEGIHEFIIFGHSQGGAIAFLARSYFQYLDGLPKDIVFKTYCSAAPKPGNLFYAYDYDYITRDGWGIRIVNGRDWVPEVPFSIQTPTDFNTINPFANIKKAFRQQKFPVRVALSYIYGRLNRPARRASRRFQRVLGKMAYGRVKKAVPEYNRPVFVNSHNYTPAGTPVILYPVKGYDEKFPFDGKNIFVHHSLNAYRWLLEHVYPTSER
- a CDS encoding PLP-dependent aminotransferase family protein: MLPYKTLINIDREARQPVYQQIANRFASLIREGILKPGSLLPGSRVLALQLGLHRKTVVAAYDELVSQDWAISIPRKGMMVATNLPDIKPRSFQAPVSPYGYGPTFSFNSIPFVVTARHDLAPAGHLIINDGFADMREAPLEAWMKESRALIRRPRYHQRLTYGSAMGSQHLRLQLARYLTHTRGLTLSTSNLMTTRGAQMAIYLTAAMVLKKGDYVIVGSPNYFYADLCFEQLGARLLRVPVDADGIDVEAVGQLCRTHKVKMLYVIPHHHHPTTVTLSAERRMRLLDIIRTHRLAVLEDDYDYDYHYSSAPILPLAAGDHGGNVIYIGSFTKLLGLSIRSGFLVAPAPFLDEMARLRKLMDLQGDNLAEETLAALLGDGTIDRHLKKSNKLYHERRDHLSQLLQSRLGDKVQFTEPAGGMATWLTFHKRYPLAQVAAKAASMGLSMSNGEQYGYGTKPVNAIRFGFASLNNRELTKAVGILEKILKRE
- a CDS encoding carboxymuconolactone decarboxylase family protein, translated to MMKERFFMQEVQPEAFKAMMAMEKYTTTTNISPLHREMIKVRASQLNGCAYCLDKHAADARKSGETEQRLLLLSVWRESPQFTEEERTILAMTEEVTFISQQGLTAETYNKALACFGLETTAQLLMHIICINAWNRIGIATHRVPGQHYPTTAK
- a CDS encoding GNAT family N-acetyltransferase — protein: MRIVKTATTDAEIQACSEVILTLRPHVKPERLLPQIREMQQEGYHLLYLPADDDLSKVAAIAGYRHKHNLHTGRFIYIDDLATHPSLRAQGYASLLLYHIREIAREEGLAVVQLDSGHNLWPAHRLYHQQGFYISAHHFTQMI